One Bradyrhizobium sp. CCGB12 genomic window carries:
- a CDS encoding nuclear transport factor 2 family protein, whose protein sequence is MRLAQVFALICCVMMANPIGSHAADLKSDVAAAYEAFNAAFNKGDAKAVASAYLPSAKILPPTHAVVSGPAEIEKFFAGFFANGVTNHTLDIIDAGGDDKIVYATANWSAKGKGADGAPQALGGIATHVFERQADGSLKLRLHTFN, encoded by the coding sequence ATGCGCCTTGCTCAGGTATTTGCGCTAATCTGCTGCGTGATGATGGCCAATCCGATTGGGTCGCACGCGGCCGATCTCAAGAGCGATGTTGCCGCGGCTTACGAGGCATTCAACGCAGCCTTCAACAAGGGGGACGCTAAGGCCGTTGCTTCCGCGTACCTCCCGAGCGCCAAGATTCTGCCGCCGACCCACGCGGTCGTGTCTGGGCCCGCTGAAATCGAGAAGTTCTTCGCCGGTTTCTTTGCAAACGGTGTTACCAACCACACACTGGATATTATCGACGCTGGTGGGGATGATAAGATCGTTTATGCAACAGCGAACTGGAGTGCCAAGGGTAAGGGAGCGGACGGCGCGCCGCAGGCTCTCGGCGGCATTGCTACACACGTCTTCGAGCGCCAGGCTGATGGCTCGCTCAAGCTGAGGTTGCATACCTTTAACTGA
- a CDS encoding PilZ domain-containing protein translates to MVETRRAPRFRVAMPVQIEYRRDKIPCMIRNISTSGAALQLQESTGRIPVAFALIILGSALKLPCRVVWRAPFRIGVTFV, encoded by the coding sequence ATGGTAGAGACCCGGCGTGCACCACGCTTCCGAGTGGCAATGCCAGTGCAGATCGAGTATAGGCGCGATAAAATCCCTTGCATGATCCGCAATATCTCGACGTCGGGTGCAGCGCTGCAACTTCAGGAATCGACTGGCCGAATACCTGTCGCCTTCGCATTGATCATATTGGGCTCTGCTCTCAAATTGCCCTGTCGCGTGGTCTGGCGAGCCCCCTTCAGAATCGGCGTGACGTTCGTTTGA
- a CDS encoding globin domain-containing protein, with protein MQKIDSNSLNIFKNLFNVYHNTRRIFEFFEDNESDIMNFPRPAPHVAVVRLNGLTNVLSELDGENLRTRDDMRRALWILDLANQCVRNILRDFADDPNIRQLARHAEDLATSVEEARYLVQHRSDKYLTLRRSRR; from the coding sequence GTGCAAAAAATAGATAGCAATTCTCTAAACATCTTTAAGAATCTATTTAATGTTTATCATAATACTCGACGCATATTTGAATTTTTTGAGGACAATGAGTCCGACATCATGAATTTCCCGCGCCCCGCGCCGCATGTCGCTGTCGTTCGGCTAAATGGACTCACAAATGTATTGTCGGAGTTGGACGGAGAGAACCTGCGCACCCGAGATGACATGCGTCGCGCTCTATGGATTCTCGATCTTGCCAATCAGTGCGTTCGGAACATTCTCCGCGATTTCGCAGATGATCCGAATATCCGTCAGCTTGCTCGCCACGCGGAAGACCTGGCCACTTCTGTAGAGGAAGCCCGTTACCTGGTTCAGCACCGGAGCGACAAATACCTAACGCTGCGCCGTTCCCGGCGATGA